CCAGACCTGCCAGAGCCAGACCGGTGCGGAGATGAGGAGCCCGATGGCGAACGCGATGCGCATCCGGAGGTCGAAACCGCTCGTCACGGTCGTGAAGTTCAGGCCGGTGTACTCACGCCCCTGTTGCGCGGCGATGGTACGGATCGGCACGGAGAGCAGCTCGATGATCGGCTCGGTGACGAAGAAGGCGACGATCATGCCGACCACCAGCGCGCCGGCGGCGATGAACAGTCGCCTGCGCAGTTCGATCAGGTGCGCGCCCAGAGTCATCCGCCTGTCGCGGCCGGGCGTCTCCTGGTCGGCGGAATCGAGTGCAGACACGAACTACGCGGATCGAGGAGGCTGACCCGGGTCCGCGTCGCGAGGCGTCACCGAGGGGTCTGCGACCGGCGCGGTTGACGACGATGCTGCCGTTCCCGTGGTGTCGCTCGCGTCCTCGTTCTTCATCGCCTTCATCTCGCCCTTGAACACTCGGGCGGACTGACCGAGGCTCTTCGCCAGTGCCGGCAGCTTCGCCGCACCGAAGAGCAACAGGATGACGGCGAGGATGATCAGCAGATGTGGCCAACCGAAAGCGCCCATGATTCTCCTTCGTCGTTTGACGCCCAGTCTACCGGGCGTTGTCTCCATCGGGGTGGCGATACAGCGCGAGTCCGGCCGCAGCCCACTCCCGCGCCGCGCTGCGCGCGATCGCAGGATCGATCACTTCCATCGCTCCGCCGAACTTCGCCGCGAGCCGCTTGACCCCTCGAGGGTCGGCGAGATGCAGCCGCACGGTCACGACTCCATCGCTGAACTCGGCGTTGTCCGCTGTCAGGAAGTCGCCCAGGAGCGGCGCCATCCGCTCGGGAACCCGCACGCGGACCTCTCCCTCGTCGTCTACCGCGGAGAAGGCCTCGGGAACCTGCTCGCCGGCATGGGTGATCGGGATGTCGGTCAGCCGAGGATCGCTCACGCGGTCCAGGTGGAAGGTGCGCATCGCCTCGCGCATGTGGCACCAGCCCTGCAGATACCACTGGGCGTTGGTGATCAGCACCTGCACCGGGTCCACCGTCCGCGTGGTCGGCGCGGCATCCGGCGCCTGATAGGTGAACGACACGGCGACGCCGTCCTGTACGGCCCGCGAGACCACCTGGCGGACCTCGTCGACCGCGCTCGGGGCGACGACGACCTCAGCCGGAGCATCTGCGGCTCCGCGGGAGAGCTTCGAGATCAGGCCGGTGACGAGCCCGGAATCGGACACCGCGGGGACAGCCGCGACCATCTGGAGACCGGCGAGCAGAGCCGCAGCCTCGCGAGCGGTGAAGCGCGGCACGCGGCGCAGGGCGACGTCGTTCGTGATCTCGATCACGTCCTCCTCGTCGAGGAGGTCCCAGTTGATGTCGAACATCTCCTGCGGCTGCTGCCAGAAGCCGGAGTCGCCGGGCAGGCCGATGACCGTGAGCTTCTCGACCATCTGACGCATCTCGTTCGGCGTGACACCGAACTCCTCGGCGGCCTCCGCCAGCGACACCTGACCGTGCTCGAGCAGATACGGCACCAGGGTGAGATAGACGCGCACGCGGTCGGACGCGAGAAGCGGTTTCACCTGAGCGCTCATCGTCCGTCCCCTGTCTCCGAGTTCGCCTCGGCATTGGACTCGATGACGGCCGTCAGCCGCGAGATCACGGCCTCGCGGAGTGCGGCCGGTTCGACCACCCGCACCTCGGGGCCGTACGAGGCGAGCTCGTCGGCGAAGATGTGCAGGTCTACGAAGGGCACGAGGATCCCCTGGGTCGGCGCCGGAGTCGCTCGCCGTCCGAGGCGGAGGGAGGCCTCAGTGCCAGGGGTGACCTCGAGCAGAGCGGAGTTCTGGGATGCGACACGTTCGAGCCCGGCCAGCGCGCGCTCCCCTGCGCCCTCGCGCAGTCCCGGATCGAAGCCCTTCGCCGTGATCTTCACATCGCCGACGATGCGGCTGAGCAGGAACATCCGATCGGCGTCGATGTCGACGTCCACGCCGAACACGTGCCACCGCGCCTCGTAGTCCACGAGCGCGAGCGGACGGATGCTGCGGCGCCGCGGCGCATCCTCTCCCGGCTTGAGGTAGTCGAAGACCACGATCCGGCTCTTCTCGATCGCCTCCTGCAAGGGCGGGAACGCCGCGTCGCGCGCCGTGATACGAGGAGCGAAGCCGATGATCGGCTCGTCGCCGTCGATACCCAAAGCGCGGATCTTGCGGACCCCGGCCTTCGCATCACCGGATGCCGACTCGGCACTCCACACGCTGCCGGCGAGCTGCAGCACCGCGAGTTCCGCCGGAGTGAACTCGATGTCGCTGGGCAGGTCGTATTCCGCTTGCGGAATACGGTAGCGGGCCTCCCGCAGGTCGTTCGGGTCGGCGGGGTCGCCGATCGTCTCCACGGGGACTCCGAGAGTGCGGAGCTCGTCCTTGTCGCGCTCGAACATCTTCTCGAGGGCGTCGGAGCGCGCCCCGGCATCCGCCCGCTGTCGGTAGCCGGAGACGTTGTCGAGGATCTGCTGCTTCGTGAGCCCGATCTCCGTGGCCATGAGCGCCACGACGAGGTTCGTCAGGCGCTCCTCCGCGGGGATACGGGCCGCCATCACTGCTCCGGGACGGGAACGATGCCGAGGATGTCGACCACGATGGCCGTCGCGGGATTGCCATCGGCCTCGGGCACGACGACCAGGAGCTGCGAGCCCACGGTCGCTCCCACGAGCTCTCCCGCTGCGGGGCCGATGTTGGGCTCCGCACCCCAGGAGCTCGAGGTGACAGTCTTGTCGTCCCAGCCGAGAGCCATGATGTTGGTGACGATCGTCGAGTCCTTCTCGACCTTCGCGCCGTCGCCCTTGATGAGCGTCTGGGTGACGGGCTTCTTCGGAGCGGCGCTGTCGGGGATGATCACGCCGGGCGTTCCGTCGGGTGCTCGCACGACGGTCGGCAGGCCGCGGGCATCGTTGAACTGCGATGCACCCTCGGCGCGAGCGAGGTAGACGTCCTGCACGTCGATGATCGCGACGATGTCCTCGTCCTTCGCGAGGCCGAATGCCTCGACGTTCGCCTCACCGAAGTCCTCCGGCGTCAGCACTGCCACGATCCGGCTGCCGCCGGTGGCGCACTCGAGCACCTTCTCGAGGCCGGCGGACCGCTCGGCCCAGTACGAGATGCTGTGCACCCGGCTCGGGTCGCCGTTGAACTCGGACTCGTAGAGCTTGTCGCCGCTGTCTCCGCCGTAGAAGGCGATGTCGAGCACCATCGGCTGCGACGTCGAGGTGAGGGTCTTGCCGTCGCCCGTGATGACGTCGGCGAACGACGTCTCATCGGTCTTGACGGGCTTGTAGACGGTCACGTCCGGCGCCTCGCCCAGATCGCCCTCCACGGTCACCGACTCCTCGACGGACGGCGTCGATGCGGCGGTGCGATCGCAGACATCGCCCGCGAACGTCGGGGCCTGCGAGCATCCGGTCAGAGTGAGGACGGCAAGGCTGAGGGTGGCCAGAACGGCGGACGTTTTACGCACGCGCTCCAGTCTATTCCGTCGTCGGCCCTGATTCGCGCGAACCGGCAGCCAGGCGCGCCCCCTCGGCGGCCTTCGCTGCCTCACGGGCGCGCTTGCGAAGGTTCTTGTCGTTGATCTCACGGTCCCCCACCGCGCCGGGCGTCCACGCCTCGACATCGGCGTCGCCGTAGCTGCTCTTGGACGCACGCCGCTTGACCGACGGGGCGACAGCCCCGGGCGCGAGCCGACGTGCCGTGAGGAGGAAGCCGGTGTGGGCGACCATGCGGTGGTCGGGTCGGACGGCGAGGCCCTCGACGTGCCAACCGCGCACCATGGTCTCCGACGCCTCCGGATCGGTGAAGAGCCCGGTACTGCGGATGTACTCGGCGACGCGCGAGAGCTGGGTCGCGGTCGCGACGTAGCAGAGCACGACGCCACCGGGAGTCAGCGCGTCCGCCACGACGTCCATGCACTCCCACGGGGCGAGCATGTCGAGGACGACACGGTCCACGGTGCCGGCCGGGAACTCACCGGGAAGGGAGTCGACGAGATCCCCCACGACGACGTCCCAGG
This genomic interval from Microbacterium hydrocarbonoxydans contains the following:
- a CDS encoding helix-turn-helix transcriptional regulator, encoding MAARIPAEERLTNLVVALMATEIGLTKQQILDNVSGYRQRADAGARSDALEKMFERDKDELRTLGVPVETIGDPADPNDLREARYRIPQAEYDLPSDIEFTPAELAVLQLAGSVWSAESASGDAKAGVRKIRALGIDGDEPIIGFAPRITARDAAFPPLQEAIEKSRIVVFDYLKPGEDAPRRRSIRPLALVDYEARWHVFGVDVDIDADRMFLLSRIVGDVKITAKGFDPGLREGAGERALAGLERVASQNSALLEVTPGTEASLRLGRRATPAPTQGILVPFVDLHIFADELASYGPEVRVVEPAALREAVISRLTAVIESNAEANSETGDGR
- a CDS encoding helix-turn-helix transcriptional regulator, which codes for MSAQVKPLLASDRVRVYLTLVPYLLEHGQVSLAEAAEEFGVTPNEMRQMVEKLTVIGLPGDSGFWQQPQEMFDINWDLLDEEDVIEITNDVALRRVPRFTAREAAALLAGLQMVAAVPAVSDSGLVTGLISKLSRGAADAPAEVVVAPSAVDEVRQVVSRAVQDGVAVSFTYQAPDAAPTTRTVDPVQVLITNAQWYLQGWCHMREAMRTFHLDRVSDPRLTDIPITHAGEQVPEAFSAVDDEGEVRVRVPERMAPLLGDFLTADNAEFSDGVVTVRLHLADPRGVKRLAAKFGGAMEVIDPAIARSAAREWAAAGLALYRHPDGDNAR
- the tatA gene encoding Sec-independent protein translocase subunit TatA; the encoded protein is MGAFGWPHLLIILAVILLLFGAAKLPALAKSLGQSARVFKGEMKAMKNEDASDTTGTAASSSTAPVADPSVTPRDADPGQPPRSA
- a CDS encoding tRNA (adenine-N1)-methyltransferase — its product is MTTTSTQRPSGPFREGDRVQLTGPKGRLHTVTLREDGELHTHQGVLRHRDLIGLPDGSVVANSSGHDYLALRPLLRDFAMSMPRGAAIVYPKDAAQIVMQADIFPGAVVVEAGVGSGALSLSLLRAIGSAGRLVSFERREDFAQVARGNVETFFGITPETWDVVVGDLVDSLPGEFPAGTVDRVVLDMLAPWECMDVVADALTPGGVVLCYVATATQLSRVAEYIRSTGLFTDPEASETMVRGWHVEGLAVRPDHRMVAHTGFLLTARRLAPGAVAPSVKRRASKSSYGDADVEAWTPGAVGDREINDKNLRKRAREAAKAAEGARLAAGSRESGPTTE